The genomic stretch TGTACCAGTTTCCCAATAGCACCATTACCTAGTATTGCGGTATATACTTTCCGATAATTTCCTCTGCAATACGTATCCCGTCAACTGCAGCACTTACAATACCGCCAGCATATCCCGCACCTTCACCGGCAGGGTAGAGTCCTTTAAATCCAATGGCTTCAAGAGAGTCTGACCTTGGAATTCTAACGGGTGAAGACGTCCTTGTTTCAACCCCTGTCAGGATTGCATCAGCCATGCCGAAGCCAGATACCTTTTTATCAAGGGCATTTATAGACTCCTTCATTGGGGAGGTGACAAACCCAGGAAGACATCGATTAATATCACAAAAAGCGGTATTGCCTGTATAGCTGGGCTTCACAACCCCAAATGCTTTCGAGGAAGAGCCGTTTATAAAATCTCCTAAAAGCTGGACGGGTGCGGAATAGTTGCAGCCAGCTATTTCATAGGCAAGTCTTTCCCATTTTCTCTGAAAATACATACCTGCCAGAGGGTGTGAACCTTCAAAATCACCAGGCTCAACAGAAACAACCAGTGCACTGTTGGCATTATCCCTGTCTCGTTTATATTCGCTCATGCCATTGGTAACTATGGACTCATGCTCAGAAGCAGAAGCTACCACGATACCGCCTGGGCACATACAAAAGGAATAGACAGTCCGGTTGCCAATCTTTTGAAAGAGCTGATAATCAGCAGGCCCAAGCTTCGGGATGACATGAGGCTGGCCGAACTGTGCCATATTGATGATTTCCTGGGGATGCTCTATGCGAACTCCGATTGAAAAGGGCTTTTGAATAAATTGGATGTCTTTACTGAGAAGCATTTCGAAGGTGTCTCTGGCACTATGTCCTATAGATAAAACAACAATGTTTGTATCTATTGTTTGAGTATCATTGTACTTTATGCCCTGGACAGAGCTGCTTTTAAAATCTATGTCTGTCAGCTTGGAATTAAATAAAATCGTGCCCCCAAGCTCTTCTATCCTTTTTCTCATGCTTACAACAACATTTTTTAACACATCAGTTCCGATATGAGGTTTATTCTTGTATAAAATTTCTTCATGTGCCCCGTTGTTAAAAAATTCTTCCAAAACCTTGTTGCATCTTCTATCATTAATTCGTGTTGTAAGCTTTCCATCAGAAAAGGTTCCTGCTCCACCTTCCCCAAACTGAACGTTGGTTTCTTCAGAAAGCTTGTTTTCTTTCCAGAAAAGGTCAACCAATTCAGTTCGCTTTTTCATACTTTCACCGCGTTCAATAACTATAGGTTTGTAGCCGTTCTGTGCGAGAATCAATGCAGCAAACATACCCGCAGGGCCAAAGCCAACGATTACGGGCTTTTTATCAAGTGGAATATTACCCCGTGAAAGCGGGGGAGATGGAATTTCATCAAATACAGTTATATCACTGTTTGAGGAAGTTTTTACTCTTGAATAAGTTTCAACCAGCACAGTATATACGAGCGTTATATTGGGTTTTCGTCTTGCATCGATTGATTCTTTTGTTATTTTAATGCTTTTTATTTCATTTATAGCTATCTTTATTTTTTTTGCTGCCTGATGCTTTATATATTCAAAGTCATCATCTACTGAGGTTCGTATATTGTTTATAACAAGTTTCATGTAGTCTCCTCTATATTCTTCTCTACCTGTACTTCTATTTCATAATTGCCGGCAGGCCTTATATTTACCGGGAGACTAAGGTTCAAGGGAACCTTATATGCCCCAGTAGGATTATCTGCAAGTCCTGCAACATTTATACTGGGCTTTAGGTTGGTTATATCAATATTTGCAAGGTCTGAAGATTTTCCCTTCAGACTTATTGTTATGTTCTGGGTTAAAATTGAGTACTTTAAAGGTATGCTGGCGTTAGGATAAACCACAGTTATGCTGTCGCTTGATATGGTGAAGTCCTTTCTGCCTTCCTTTTCAATGATAACAGATACATTGACATCGCTGCTTCCGTTAACAGTTGATATGCCTTTTGGAAGAAGCAGTTTACTTTTTATAGTACTGCTTGATGTCATGTTACTGATATCGACAGATTGGGCACTGACTTCGTATAAACGCGAAAGGACATCAGGGGGACCGCTTACCAGGATTTTATCCGGAACAGCTTTAAAGTCGGTATACACATAGTTTTTAGCAGGAATACCTTTTACATCCGGGACAATCCGTATTTCCTTGGCTACCTCAAATTGAATTTTAACTTTTATGTTTCTGCTAACACTATTGCTGATGTCCTCATCTTTATTGTTATAAAATCTGCACTCTTTTTCAATTGTTAGGTTTTTATCAAGATCGGTCACATCAACATCGGCCCTTACTGATGATATGGATTTTATAATTGAATCATAGCCCTCGATTGGAATGGTATCGGGAATAATTGTGGTGTTGACCAAGTGATAGTATCTCTTTAGTACACCGCTCGTTTTTACATCAACCTTAAAAGAGCTCTGAATAACTTTTTCAAGCTCAGGTCTTATTGTTCTGGGTTCGATATTTTCAACACTGATTTCTGAACTTTTGGGAACAACATTTATAGAAAGCTCATTTTCAGTAATTGAAGTGATTTCCGATAAATCTACCGTAGCTTTAAAGTCGAAACGACTCATTGATTTCATTTTGTCACGTTTTCCCTTAACTGTAAGAAGAATGTTTTCAGGAATGGTTTTATCCTTAAGTGCAATTTTTTTTTCAGCTAAAGTATTTTTATTCAGCACTTCAAGAGGAACGCTGATACTGGTTGTATCTATAGGATTGGAGTTTTTATCCACCACATTGTACCACAAAACAATAGCAAATATTATCGATATTATCTTTACAGTAAGATCTTTTTTTAAAAGTTCGTTCACTTGCTTTTCACCTTCCATAAATTTAGCTTCTTGTTTGGTGTCGTATCATCCAAAAGGTTTTTATTCAATGCTTTTCTTAATGTATCGGGAGTTAGATTTCTTGTGAGCCCGCCGTTAAGTGCAAAGGATATCTTACCTGTTTCTTCTGATACCACAATGGAAATAGAATCGGATACCTCAGTGATTCCCAAAGCAGCCCTATGTCTGGTACCCAGCTCCTTACTGAGATTAGGATTATCGGTAAGTGGCAAAAAGCATGAAGCAGACTTTATCTTATTTTCCCTTATAACCAAGGCACCGTCATGAAGGGGCGTATTGGGTACAAAAATATTCATTATAAGTTCTGCAGATATGCTTGAATTAAGCTGTATTCCCGAATTAATGATTTCACCTATCTTGGTTTCACGCTCAATTACTATTAGGGCTCCTGTATTGGTCCTTGCAAGCTCGGTACAAGCCTTTACTATCTCTTCAATCATCGCGGTTGTTTGAATGCGAATGCTGCTCTCCTCAAAATTGAAAAAGTCGCTGAACTTGCTTCTTCCTATTTGCTCCAGTCCTCGCCTGAGTTCAGGCTGAAAAAGCACAACAACTGCTATTGCGGTTATCTGAATTGCACTTGTTAAAATATAATTAACTGTATCCAGTTTGAGTATTTTACTCAAATAAGAAACTATAGCAATAAACAGGAGACCTTTAATTAGCTGCCATGCACGGGTTTCCTTCACAAGTAGTATTATTCTGTAAATTACATATGCCACTATGCCTATGTCAAATATTGCTCTTATAACATCAAGAGGGCTTTCAAATCCAATGTAATTAACTATGTTGTTTAAAAGACCGTGGATGTCAAAATTAAAGATACCAGGCAAAAACTCCACATCCTTATACAAGTATAATCAAATGTTAGATTATTAATGTTTTAATCTAGATTATACATTTTTTTTAATCAATTTGTAAGATTATTTTATGATGCAACACAAATTTCATATTCCTGTAACATTTTTGAAACATTCATAAAAATAGTGCTAAACTGTTATATATTACCCAAATACACGTGGTTCAAATAATTGTCTGCAACTTTTTTTGCCGCGAATAGGGTTTCTTTCGGAGTAGGGTTAACATGGGACATTTTATAATTAGGGAAGAATCTTGATAAATGAAGGGGGATGTCAGGGGAAATAGACGAAAGCCATTTTGAAAGCCTTTCTATCTCATCCAGAGAGTCATTGAGATCAGGTATAACAAGAGTGGTTACCTCTACATGGCAGTGCTGTGACGCTAATTCAACGGATTCCTTTACATTGTCCAATATACCTTTGCATATGTCCTTGTAAAAACCTGATGTAAAGGCTTTTACATCTATATTCATGGCATCAATAAACGGAAGGATACCCATAAGAGGTTCATGGGAAATAAAACCGTTGGTTACAAGAACGTTGGAGAGTCCTTCTTTTTTGGCAAATACACATGTATCATGAACAAACTCATACCAAATGGAGGGCTCATTATAAGTATAAGCTATACCAATATTTCCTTTTGCTTTTAAAGACATGGCCTTACTGACTAGAGCCTGAGGGGCTACCGTGGCTGTGTCGGCATCTTGGTGGGCGATGGTCCAGTTTTGGCAGAAAGAGCATTTAAGATTGCAGCCAAAGGAGCCGGCAGATAGTATCAGAGACCCTGGATGAAATCTCCTCAAGGGCTTCTTTTCTATGGGGTCTAAAGATAATGATGTAACAAGGCCATAATTTAACGAAAAAAGCTCACCGCCAATATTTTTCCTTGCTCGGCAGGCCCCTGTCATCTCAGGTTTAATAATACAGTTATGGGGGCATAAAAAACAGTGGACCTTTGATTCTTCTATTTTGTTATAATATCTAGCCTGTTTTGCATTATCATAGTTCATTTGTGACGTATAACCTCAAACCTTTCAAGTGAAAACTCCGATCGTGGGTTTATTCCAGCTTTCTGGAGTGCAATGGATACCTGTTCTAAGGGCGTGTCCACCCCTTCCAGATTTGGAAGAAGAAGTCCTGACCTTCTTCCTGAACGCACAATGACGCCGTACCTTTTTACATCCAATTGGTCCATAGATTGGATAGGTTCAGGCTCTCTCAGCACATCTACGCTATAAGTAAGGCTATTTAACTCGCGTTCATCCACTTCATCAAAACGGGGATCCTGGGTGCCTGAGCTTATTGCATTATAAATAATTTCTTGTGCGATGTTTGGCCTTGTTGGGGAAATAGTACCAATGCATCCGCGGAGTTCTCCGCCTTTTTTTATAGATACAAATGTACCAGCAGCATTCTGAACCATTTCATCAGGTAATCCATCAGGTACATCTATTATTTTTTTATCACGTACATATGCCTCAAGGGCATTTTTGGCTATGTTTACATAAGGGTCCATATGCTTACACCTGTTCTTCATGTATTTTGTTAATATATTATGTCCAAAACAATAATAACTATATTAAATTATGATTTAAACTTTGCAACACAATAGCCTATACCAAAAGGAGCCTCGTAGGAATATACCTGAGGTTTTATCTCAGACCCTTCCAAAGCTCCAAACATTATAACAAACGAACGTAAACCACATTCAGCAGCACCTTCACAAAGTTTATTATCAATATCTAAAAGACTATCAAATCTAGAAGCTTGTATGCTTTCTACGAATAAATTGTCAAATTGACTTCCAAGAGGGCTGGATCCATATGGAGAATTATCATTTACCCTGTGGGAAAGATCGCCGCTGGCAACAAAAACCACTCTTTCATCAGATTCTTCTACTGCAGAGGATATACAACTGCCGAACTTATGAAGCATGTCCAGTGTAAATCCTGCGATTGAAATATGAACAAGAGAAAAGTCCTGAAGCTCTTTAGAGATAAAGTACAACGGTACAAGAGCACCATGGTCCAATTCATCGGTTAATCCATATCTGCAAAGGGTTTTATTATCCAAACCTCCGCAATCTATCCCTTCTTTAGTTGCACAATCGATAATTTTATTTAAAAGCTGGGAATTGTTTTTGAATTCAAGTCCTATATCCTTTCGGCCGAATCTTGCAAAATTACCTTTCAGGCTGCTTTTGGTAGATAAGTAGAGATAATCCTGAAAATATGGCCCATGGGGCGTTGTAATTATAACAGTTGTAGGATTATCGAGCTTTATCTCACCAGCTGCCTTTTTACATGACTGTAAAGTCGTAATTGCATTTTTCTCTTCGCCCATACCAACCTCCGGTACAATAACCGGCGGGTGGGGAAATATATAGGAACTTATGATGCTGCCCATTTGTTATTATCCTCCGATGTTTAATAATGGAGTAACAAGTAATACTACTGATGTTACAAAGAAGAATAAAAGCGTAACCAAGGCTATTATTCTTATAGTTTTTCTACTCAACAAAATCACCACGCTTATATTATTTGATTTTTTATATGGATTATATTCCTTCCATACCTTATTATTTTATATTAAATTCATAATATTTTAAATATTAAATTTTTCAAAATAGATTTAAGTTTCAATTGCATAAGAAAATTGCCTTAATAGAGGTTGTGTGGTAATATTATTAAATTAACATAAATAGGATAGATGAAAATGGTTTTAAAAGGATTTCGATTTGGGTTGATACTTCAGTTTGCGATTGGCCCGGTTTGTATATACGTCTTTAATACGGCAACCAGCGGAGGCTTTTTTCCGGCTGAAGCGGCTGTGCTTGCAGCTACATTAATGGACGCCATATTTGTAACACTTGCAATAATGGGTGTTGGCTCGCTTCTTGAAAAAGATAGAGTAAAAAAAGGTCTGAAGTACTTTGGTACAGTGGTTCTTGTTTATTTTGGTGTGGGCACCATACTTGGGACATTTGGAGTTAAAATAATACCGGCAATAGCGGGAAGCAGTAATTTCTATGATACATCCAATGCATTTATAACCAGCTTTATTTTGACTGCCTCAAGTCCGCTGTCAATTCTTTTTTGGTCAGGGGTTTTTGCCACAAAATTATCCAGTGAGGGCTACAATAAAAGGGAAATGAAGTTTTTTGGGGTGGGTGCTGTAATGGCGACCCTGGTTTTCCTAAGCGTATTTGCTTTAATTGTCAGTTTGCTTCATCCGATGATGAATCAAACAGTAGTTGATGTGATGAATGTTTTGGTAGGGATTATAATCATAGGATTTGGCGTAAAGCTGATATTGAGAAAAGAGTAAGGAAATGCCATCTTGAACAAAATAGTCAGGATGGCATTATATTTAAATATGTGGCAAACCAGTTGCTAAAAGACTTCCAACTATTGATTTATATGTTTGAGCAGACCTTGAACCAGTGCGTCTATGTCCTTATGGGTATTGTAAATGCCGATTGAAGCCCTAAGAGTACTGTCTACGCCGAAGTACTTCAGTACAGGCTGTGCACAATGGTGTCCGGCTCTAACTGCAATTCCTTCCTGATCCAAAAGACCAGCCATTTTTGAGGGATCGATGCCTTCAATGATAAAGGACATTACACTGGTCTTATGTGGAGCATTTCCTATGATATGCAATCCGTTAATAGATGATAGGGCCTCAGTTGCGTACCTTGTAAGCTCCTGTTCATGGTGTTCGATATTGTACATACCTATGCCTTCTAAATAATCTATGGCTGCCCCTAATCCCACAGCATCGGCTATATTTCCGGTACCGGCTTCAAATTTGTAGGGTAGTTCCAAATATACGGTTCTATCAAAATCAACATCCTTTATCATGCCACCTCCGCCCTGCCAGGGTATCATGTTTTCAAGGAGAGCTTTTTTACCGTATAGAATACCTATACCTGTAGGGCCATAGGCCTTGTGGCCGGATAATGTATAAAAATCAGCATCCAAATCCTGTACATTTACTCCTAAATGTGGTGCTCCCTGAGCACCGTCCACAAGCACACTTACGCCATGGCTGTGTGCTATATTGATCATTTGTTTTACAGGATTTATTGTACCTAAAACATTGGAAACCTGGGTTATGGATACCATCCTTGTGCGAGGCGTAAAAAGCTTTTCATACTCCTCAAGAATTATATCACCTTTTTTATTTATTGGTATGGGTATGATGCGTGCACCTTTATATTTACAAAGCATTTGCCAGGGTACTATGTTTGAGTGATGCTCCATTTGAGTAAGCAGGATCTCATCTCCGCGGCCTATAGTCAAATTGCCGTAGGTATTTGCTACAAGATTAATTGCTTCGGTTGTGCCTCTGACAAAAACTACTTCTTCAGGTGATGAAGCACCAATGAATTTTTGAATCTTTTTCCTTGCGGCCTCATACTCTTCCGTTGCTTCTTTGGCAAGTGTATGGGCTCCGCGATGAACATTTGAATTGTTTTCCTTGTAATATCGGCTCAATGATTCGATGACACAATGGGGTTTTTGGGTTGTAGCCGCATTATCCAGCCAAATGAGGCTATGATCGTTAACTTTTCTTTTAAGAATGGGAAAGTCACTGCGAATTGTGTCAAGTTTCATGCCATAGGATTTATTTGCACAATTGCTTGAGGGAGTCGGGTTCTGGTACTGCTTTTTAATAAAATAGTAATCAGCATCGTTAAATGTATTAGGGGAATAATTATTCATAATCATAGTATTTTCCCACCTCTACATTTTCCAGCATGCCGATGGCGTCGCTGCTTAAGATGGCAGCAGAGAAATAAAGGCTTAGAATATATGAAGATAAACCCCTCTGGTCTATACCTGCAAATTTAAGAGAAAGGCTGGGTATATTGGTCTCATTTGGTATTCCCGGCTGGTGAAGACCGATTACCCCTTGTTCTTTTTCACCAGCCCGGAGCAATAGTATGTTTGTGGTTCCAAGGTAGGAGCTATGACAGCACTTTCCATTAACCATAAGCTTATCGCAGGGAACTATGGGTACGCCCCTCCATGTAATGAATGGAGAGCCGTATATATTAACAGTAGGTGGAGGCACGCCTCTTCTTGTGCATTCTCTGCCGAAGGCTGCTATAGCTTTTGGATGTGCAAGAAAGAAAGCGGGTTTTTTCCAGACTTTAGAAAGCAATTCGTCCATGTCATCAGGCGTAGGTCCACACTCTTTAGGATGAACCTTCATGGATGGAGAAACATTGCTAATAAGTCCAAAGCCTTTATTATTTATTATTTCCCATTCCTGCCTTTCTCTCATTGATTCCATTGTCAGCCTTACCTGCTCATCCAATTGATTTATTGGGCTGTTGAAGATATCCGTAACATTTGAGTTGGTCTTTAAAATTGTCTGAATTAGGCTCAAAACATACTCTTTTGGTTTCTCTTCATAATCGGGATATGTATGAGGAAGATCACATTCACCCATACTCCCGGATTTTATACTGATTAGTTTTTCACTATTTTCATTGACTAATTTCTTTTTTGACAGCCAATATGTTATAGCGTTGTCTATTGATTCGGCTAAGTGAGGATAGTTTTCCATATGACCTACAAGGGTTTCCTTTTCAAGAGAGAACAGGGTACATGGGGTCAAAGCCTTTATATAAATGGGTCTGCTCGAATTGTTTATAAAAGCATCTACATTTGTATAGTCCCCGGCTGACAGGATATCTATATTGAGTTTTTCACCGCTTATACCTTTTGTTGTTACTTCAATTTTTCCGTTTGCAACAATTAAAAATTCATTTGATTCAGGGGTTCCCTCACAAATCAGTTTTCCTGCATCAAACTGTTTTTTCTGGAACAGGGAGGATAGTACATCCATTTTATCCATATCCATGTTTTGCAGAAATGGTATCTGTGCCATTTGTGAAGGACCTACTCTAAGGTCATTGTTGTCAAAGCTGATCATTTGGGGATAGATATCATGTTTTTTAACTTTGTTAACTTTGTAAACGCCTGCTTCAACAGGAACCCAGGGCAGGAATTTAAGAAGCCAGCGAGGGGTTATTCCTTCCATCATGGGGATAGATTTTGTAGAATGAGATAAGTTGCGAGCAGTATTTGGGTTCAGGCTGTGCTGAGTAATTACAGAATTGCTGAAATCCATTATTTTCACCTCAATATTATATAATTGATCAAGAATACATAATTTAATATATGAACTTCAATTATTTAGAGTGCGGGATTAATTAACATAATTTGATGTTGGTGTAAAATCATATAGGTCATTGAATATAGGACATCTATTAAATATAATATTAAGGTATAACTTTTTTAATGGGGGAAAAACGATGTATTACATATTGGCGGCTGTTTTTTTATTGGGTATCTTATCATTGGTATATATGTGGTTTGAAGCAGGAAGCTTGAAGTTAAAAAGAATCAGATTTACAAAAAGCAATAAAGGGCTTAAAATCGTACACCTGACGGATATTCATATAAATTTACTGAGGGTCAAAACCGTCAAGATAAAGAAAATAATTGACAAGGAATCGCCTGATCTTATATTGATGTCGGGTGATTATATAACAAGGCAATCGGATATTCCCAAATTTATACGCTTTTTAAATGAGATAAAGGGGAATAACAAAGTATGTTTATGCTTCGGTAACCACGATTATGAGGCTTTCTTGCATGATAAAAAGGGCGGATTTGATAGATTTGTAAAGGAAGTAGAAATGCAGGGGGTTACCATTCTACATGATGATTCTATAGTTTTTTACAAGGGTGATGTAAAGTATAATATTATAGGCATTACCGACTATAGGAGGGGAGATCACAACATTGACAAAGCTTTAAGAAACTGTGCTAGGGATGCGAAGCTAAACATCGCAATATCCCACAACCCGGACGTGGTGCTTGACATGCCCAGAGGTAAAATTGATTATCTTTTCTGTGGCCATTTTCATGGAGGGCAGATATGGATGCCCTTTGACCTGGAGTTTAAAGTGCTTAGGAAGGAAAAACTCTGCAAAATGGGTATTAAAAGGGGACTTCACAGGTTAAATGGTGTGGATTTTTACATAAGCAACGGCATCGGAAATGTTTTGTTTCCGCTGAGGTTTTTATCAAGACCGGAGATAACAGTATTTCATATGACTTAGAATTAGTATATATATTAACAGAAAGCCAGTGTTTTGGATACTGCCCAAAACACTGGCTTTATTATGCATTTAAATATGGATTACCCTTATTTGAGGCGTGCTTCAAGCTTCTTCTTTTCTTCTTCGTATCCAGGCTTGCCTAAAAGTGCAAACATATTCTTCTTATATTCTTCAACTCCAGGCTGGTTGAATGGGTTTACTCCCAGGAGATATCCGCTTATACCACAAGCTTTTTCAAAGAAATAAACCAGGCTTCCGAAGCAATATGCATTGAGTTCGGGCACTGTCAGAATGAGATTGGGAACTCCGCCGTCAGTATGTGCGAGAAGTGTTCCTTCCATTGCCTTTTTGTTTACGAAATCTACATCCTTGCCTGTAAGGAAATTAAGTCCATCAACGTTAAGGGGATCTTCCTTAACTACAAGGCCTTTCTTAGGCTTTTCAACGTTTATAACTGTTTCAAAGATGTTTCTCAAGCCATCCTGTATATATTGACCCATTGAATGGAGGTCAGTAGAGAAATCAACCCCGGCAGGGAAGATACCCTTCTGGTCCTTACCTTCGCTTTCTCCGTAAAGCTGTTTCCACCATTCAGTCATAAAGTGGAGTGATGGTTCATAATTTACTAATATTTCAATTGTTTTGTTCTTGTTATAAAGTGCATTTCTTACAGCAGCATATTTATAGCAGTCATTCTCCATAACGTTTGTGTTTTTATACAAATCATATGCAGCAGCAGCACCGGCCATAATTTCATCAATATTTATACCCGCAGCGGCAATAGGCAGAAGTCCAACAGCCGTGAGGACAGAGAATCTTCCTCCTACATCATCGGGAACAACAAATGTTTCGTATTGCTCTTCAGTAGCAAGCTTCTTTAATGCTCCCTTAGACTTGTCTGTAGTAGCATAAATTCTTTTTCTTGCTCCATCTTTGCCATACTTTTTCTCCATGTATTCCTTGAAAATTCTGAAGGCCAAGGCAGGCTCTGTGGTTGTACCTGATTTGGATATTACATTTACAGAGA from Pseudobacteroides sp. encodes the following:
- a CDS encoding NAD(P)/FAD-dependent oxidoreductase, with protein sequence MKLVINNIRTSVDDDFEYIKHQAAKKIKIAINEIKSIKITKESIDARRKPNITLVYTVLVETYSRVKTSSNSDITVFDEIPSPPLSRGNIPLDKKPVIVGFGPAGMFAALILAQNGYKPIVIERGESMKKRTELVDLFWKENKLSEETNVQFGEGGAGTFSDGKLTTRINDRRCNKVLEEFFNNGAHEEILYKNKPHIGTDVLKNVVVSMRKRIEELGGTILFNSKLTDIDFKSSSVQGIKYNDTQTIDTNIVVLSIGHSARDTFEMLLSKDIQFIQKPFSIGVRIEHPQEIINMAQFGQPHVIPKLGPADYQLFQKIGNRTVYSFCMCPGGIVVASASEHESIVTNGMSEYKRDRDNANSALVVSVEPGDFEGSHPLAGMYFQRKWERLAYEIAGCNYSAPVQLLGDFINGSSSKAFGVVKPSYTGNTAFCDINRCLPGFVTSPMKESINALDKKVSGFGMADAILTGVETRTSSPVRIPRSDSLEAIGFKGLYPAGEGAGYAGGIVSAAVDGIRIAEEIIGKYIPQY
- a CDS encoding CdaR family protein, producing the protein MEGEKQVNELLKKDLTVKIISIIFAIVLWYNVVDKNSNPIDTTSISVPLEVLNKNTLAEKKIALKDKTIPENILLTVKGKRDKMKSMSRFDFKATVDLSEITSITENELSINVVPKSSEISVENIEPRTIRPELEKVIQSSFKVDVKTSGVLKRYYHLVNTTIIPDTIPIEGYDSIIKSISSVRADVDVTDLDKNLTIEKECRFYNNKDEDISNSVSRNIKVKIQFEVAKEIRIVPDVKGIPAKNYVYTDFKAVPDKILVSGPPDVLSRLYEVSAQSVDISNMTSSSTIKSKLLLPKGISTVNGSSDVNVSVIIEKEGRKDFTISSDSITVVYPNASIPLKYSILTQNITISLKGKSSDLANIDITNLKPSINVAGLADNPTGAYKVPLNLSLPVNIRPAGNYEIEVQVEKNIEETT
- the cdaA gene encoding diadenylate cyclase CdaA — translated: MEFLPGIFNFDIHGLLNNIVNYIGFESPLDVIRAIFDIGIVAYVIYRIILLVKETRAWQLIKGLLFIAIVSYLSKILKLDTVNYILTSAIQITAIAVVVLFQPELRRGLEQIGRSKFSDFFNFEESSIRIQTTAMIEEIVKACTELARTNTGALIVIERETKIGEIINSGIQLNSSISAELIMNIFVPNTPLHDGALVIRENKIKSASCFLPLTDNPNLSKELGTRHRAALGITEVSDSISIVVSEETGKISFALNGGLTRNLTPDTLRKALNKNLLDDTTPNKKLNLWKVKSK
- the amrS gene encoding AmmeMemoRadiSam system radical SAM enzyme; this encodes MNYDNAKQARYYNKIEESKVHCFLCPHNCIIKPEMTGACRARKNIGGELFSLNYGLVTSLSLDPIEKKPLRRFHPGSLILSAGSFGCNLKCSFCQNWTIAHQDADTATVAPQALVSKAMSLKAKGNIGIAYTYNEPSIWYEFVHDTCVFAKKEGLSNVLVTNGFISHEPLMGILPFIDAMNIDVKAFTSGFYKDICKGILDNVKESVELASQHCHVEVTTLVIPDLNDSLDEIERLSKWLSSISPDIPLHLSRFFPNYKMSHVNPTPKETLFAAKKVADNYLNHVYLGNI
- the amrA gene encoding AmmeMemoRadiSam system protein A, which gives rise to MDPYVNIAKNALEAYVRDKKIIDVPDGLPDEMVQNAAGTFVSIKKGGELRGCIGTISPTRPNIAQEIIYNAISSGTQDPRFDEVDERELNSLTYSVDVLREPEPIQSMDQLDVKRYGVIVRSGRRSGLLLPNLEGVDTPLEQVSIALQKAGINPRSEFSLERFEVIRHK
- the amrB gene encoding AmmeMemoRadiSam system protein B, coding for MGSIISSYIFPHPPVIVPEVGMGEEKNAITTLQSCKKAAGEIKLDNPTTVIITTPHGPYFQDYLYLSTKSSLKGNFARFGRKDIGLEFKNNSQLLNKIIDCATKEGIDCGGLDNKTLCRYGLTDELDHGALVPLYFISKELQDFSLVHISIAGFTLDMLHKFGSCISSAVEESDERVVFVASGDLSHRVNDNSPYGSSPLGSQFDNLFVESIQASRFDSLLDIDNKLCEGAAECGLRSFVIMFGALEGSEIKPQVYSYEAPFGIGYCVAKFKS
- a CDS encoding LysE family transporter, giving the protein MVLKGFRFGLILQFAIGPVCIYVFNTATSGGFFPAEAAVLAATLMDAIFVTLAIMGVGSLLEKDRVKKGLKYFGTVVLVYFGVGTILGTFGVKIIPAIAGSSNFYDTSNAFITSFILTASSPLSILFWSGVFATKLSSEGYNKREMKFFGVGAVMATLVFLSVFALIVSLLHPMMNQTVVDVMNVLVGIIIIGFGVKLILRKE
- a CDS encoding cysteine desulfurase, coding for MKLDTIRSDFPILKRKVNDHSLIWLDNAATTQKPHCVIESLSRYYKENNSNVHRGAHTLAKEATEEYEAARKKIQKFIGASSPEEVVFVRGTTEAINLVANTYGNLTIGRGDEILLTQMEHHSNIVPWQMLCKYKGARIIPIPINKKGDIILEEYEKLFTPRTRMVSITQVSNVLGTINPVKQMINIAHSHGVSVLVDGAQGAPHLGVNVQDLDADFYTLSGHKAYGPTGIGILYGKKALLENMIPWQGGGGMIKDVDFDRTVYLELPYKFEAGTGNIADAVGLGAAIDYLEGIGMYNIEHHEQELTRYATEALSSINGLHIIGNAPHKTSVMSFIIEGIDPSKMAGLLDQEGIAVRAGHHCAQPVLKYFGVDSTLRASIGIYNTHKDIDALVQGLLKHINQ
- a CDS encoding family 2B encapsulin nanocompartment shell protein — protein: MDFSNSVITQHSLNPNTARNLSHSTKSIPMMEGITPRWLLKFLPWVPVEAGVYKVNKVKKHDIYPQMISFDNNDLRVGPSQMAQIPFLQNMDMDKMDVLSSLFQKKQFDAGKLICEGTPESNEFLIVANGKIEVTTKGISGEKLNIDILSAGDYTNVDAFINNSSRPIYIKALTPCTLFSLEKETLVGHMENYPHLAESIDNAITYWLSKKKLVNENSEKLISIKSGSMGECDLPHTYPDYEEKPKEYVLSLIQTILKTNSNVTDIFNSPINQLDEQVRLTMESMRERQEWEIINNKGFGLISNVSPSMKVHPKECGPTPDDMDELLSKVWKKPAFFLAHPKAIAAFGRECTRRGVPPPTVNIYGSPFITWRGVPIVPCDKLMVNGKCCHSSYLGTTNILLLRAGEKEQGVIGLHQPGIPNETNIPSLSLKFAGIDQRGLSSYILSLYFSAAILSSDAIGMLENVEVGKYYDYE
- a CDS encoding metallophosphoesterase, yielding MYYILAAVFLLGILSLVYMWFEAGSLKLKRIRFTKSNKGLKIVHLTDIHINLLRVKTVKIKKIIDKESPDLILMSGDYITRQSDIPKFIRFLNEIKGNNKVCLCFGNHDYEAFLHDKKGGFDRFVKEVEMQGVTILHDDSIVFYKGDVKYNIIGITDYRRGDHNIDKALRNCARDAKLNIAISHNPDVVLDMPRGKIDYLFCGHFHGGQIWMPFDLEFKVLRKEKLCKMGIKRGLHRLNGVDFYISNGIGNVLFPLRFLSRPEITVFHMT